In Cicer arietinum cultivar CDC Frontier isolate Library 1 chromosome 7, Cicar.CDCFrontier_v2.0, whole genome shotgun sequence, a single window of DNA contains:
- the LOC101513856 gene encoding uncharacterized protein, giving the protein MGATEEPILSRIDRLDNMLRHIEVIRGYNRSPKSSCASSPTSGSDGRASSVDFSPKSLEKHCRPIETVIMETEVKGTLIERLNQVEDRMLKLEEEWTVEKKMVKRPKKGLKQLVKQCMHSRKEHNKD; this is encoded by the exons ATGGGCGCCACTGAGGAACCAATTCTCTCTAGGATTGACCGTTTGGATAACATG ttGAGGCACATAGAGGTAATTAGAGGGTACAACCGATCTCCAAAAAGCTCGTGTGCATCGAGTCCAACAAGTGGAAGTGATGGACGCGCTTCCTCCGTTGATTTCTCTCCAAAGAGCTTAGAGAAGCACTGCCGTCCGATTGAGACCGTTATAATGGAGACCGAAGTCAAAGGAACACTTATAGAAAGGCTCAACCAAGTAGAGGATCGGATGCTTAAG CTAGAGGAAGAATGGACGGTAGAGAAAAAAATGGTAAAGAGGCCAAAGAAGGGTTTGAAACAGCTTGTGAAGCAATGTATGCACTCAAGAAAAGAACACAACAAGGACTAA
- the LOC101514203 gene encoding zinc finger CCCH domain-containing protein 30-like, producing MKTLTIDTEDSFSSLLEFASNNDIEGFKLLLDKEGASSINEAGIWYGRQNGSKQIVLEHRTPLMVAATYGSIDVMKLILSYPEADVNFACGVNKSTALHCAASGGSVNVVDVVRLLISAGADVNCVDVNGNRPVDVIVVPPKLQGMKAVLEELLLDNASDNGSVGDFSVPVSVKSSSSGSLENGTALPYSPSVSPPSPMAELKFTEKKEYPVDPSLPDIKNSIYASDEFRMFSFKVRPCSRAYSHDWTECPFVHPGENARRRDPRKFHYSCVPCPEFRKGTCRRGDMCEYAHGVFECWLHPAQYRTRLCKDGISCNRRVCFFAHIPEELRPLYASTGSAVPSPRSSATALNAMDMAAAMNLFPGSPSSVSSMSPSHFSQPMSPSGNSISFSNASWAQQNVPALHLPGSNLQSSRLRSSLSARDIPLEDFNVLTDFDGQQHLFNDLSCLSQPGPGSCRSKTLTPSNLEELFSAEILSTPRYSDQAMASVFSPSHKSAAMNQFKQLQSMLSPINTNMLSPKNVDHPLLQASFGVPSSGRMSPRSVEPISPMSPRMSAFVQREKQQQQLRSISSRDLGANNPTSVVGSPTNPWSKWGSPNGMADWSVNGDELSRQMRSASSFEHTNNGEEPDLSWVQTLVKDSSPEIIKEKFASSGPIASADGLNSNSQIESVDHSVLGAWLEQMKLDQLVV from the coding sequence ATGAAAACACTAACCATTGATACTGAAGATTCTTTTTCCAGTTTATTGGAATTTGCTTCTAACAATGACATTGAAGGTTTTAAGTTGCTATTAGATAAAGAAGGAGCTTCTTCGATTAATGAGGCGGGTATTTGGTATGGTCGGCAGAATGGGTCTAAGCAGATTGTTCTTGAGCATAGAACTCCTTTGATGGTTGCTGCTACTTATGGAAGTATTGATGTTATGAAGCTTATACTATCGTATCCTGAAGCAGATGTGAATTTTGCTTGTGGGGTGAATAAAAGCACTGCCCTTCACTGTGCTGCTTCTGGTGGGTCAGTTAATGTTGTTGATGTTGTGAGGCTTCTTATATCAGCTGGTGCTGATGTTAATTGTGTCGATGTCAATGGAAATCGTCCTGTTGATGTCATTGTTGTTCCTCCAAAGCTGCAAGGCATGAAAGCAGTTCTTGAGGAACTTCTTTTGGATAATGCCTCTGATAATGGCTCTGTTGGTGACTTCTCTGTACCGGTGTCTGTTAAGTCTTCTAGTTCCGGTTCACTTGAAAATGGGACGGCGTTACCATACTCTCCTTCAGTGTCGCCACCTTCTCCTATGGCGGAATTGAAATTTACTGAGAAAAAAGAGTATCCAGTTGATCCATCACTTCCTGATATAAAAAACAGCATATATGCAAGTGATGAATTTCGGATGTTTTCTTTCAAGGTTCGTCCTTGTTCCCGTGCGTACTCTCATGATTGGACCGAGTGTCCATTTGTTCATCCTGGAGAAAATGCTCGGAGAAGAGACCCTAGGAAGTTCCATTATAGTTGTGTGCCTTGCCCTGAATTTAGGAAAGGGACTTGTAGGCGTGGAGATATGTGTGAGTATGCTCATGGAGTATTCGAGTGCTGGCTTCACCCAGCTCAGTATCGAACTCGCCTCTGTAAAGATGGCATTAGTTGTAATAGAAGGGTGTGTTTTTTTGCTCACATTCCAGAGGAATTGAGGCCATTGTATGCGTCAACTGGATCTGCAGTTCCTTCACCGCGATCATCTGCCACTGCTCTTAATGCGATGGACATGGCTGCTGCAATGAACCTTTTTCCCGGTTCACCTTCGTCAGTCTCTTCCATGTCTCCATCTCATTTTTCCCAGCCGATGTCCCCTTCTGGAAATAGTATCTCATTCTCAAATGCTTCCTGGGCACAGCAAAATGTTCCAGCACTTCATTTACCAGGAAGCAATCTTCAATCTAGTCGATTGAGATCTTCACTTAGTGCTCGTGACATTCCACTTGAAGACTTCAATGTGCTGACTGATTTTGATGGCCAGCAACACCTTTTTAATGACTTGAGCTGTTTGTCACAGCCTGGCCCTGGTTCTTGTCGGTCTAAGACACTAACTCCATCAAATCTTGAAGAGCTGTTTTCTGCTGAAATTTTGTCAACTCCCCGATATTCTGACCAAGCAATGGCTTCTGTTTTTTCCCCTTCACATAAATCAGCTGCTATGAATCAGTTTAAGCAGCTTCAAAGTATGTTATCACCAATAAATACTAATATGTTGTCTCCTAAGAACGTTGACCATCCTCTGTTACAGGCTTCATTTGGTGTCCCTTCTTCAGGTAGGATGTCACCTAGAAGCGTTGAACCAATCTCCCCAATGAGCCCCCGGATGTCTGCATTTGTGCAGCGTGAGAAACAGCAGCAACAGCTGCGGAGTATAAGTTCTAGGGACCTTGGTGCCAACAATCCTACCTCAGTTGTTGGATCCCCTACAAACCCATGGTCTAAGTGGGGATCTCCTAATGGGATGGCTGATTGGTCGGTAAATGGGGACGAACTAAGTCGCCAAATGCGCAGTGCGTCGTCTTTTGAACACACAAACAATGGGGAAGAGCCTGATCTGTCATGGGTCCAAACCCTAGTGAAGGATTCCTCACCTGAGATAATTAAAGAGAAGTTTGCATCTTCTGGACCTATTGCGTCTGCTGATGGATTGAATTCCAATTCACAAATTGAATCTGTTGATCATTCTGTTTTAGGGGCTTGGCTTGAGCAAATGAAACTGGATCAGCTTGTAGTCTAG
- the LOC140918840 gene encoding uncharacterized protein, with translation MSINKITATSSSASDYNKPFQFEGRHFKPRQQNMLFFLTTKKLANVLKDDIYVVPEKAEQIEKDKKVWDALKKKYDTGKAGNKKYVVSGYLKYQMTYDISVEAQSHEIKKIAREIISEESLMTCLKIEEESQKQDQKDEVLLMENNKKNKFIGVVLKPKDKQLKNQNLTLKNSNKNRNPQMVSIIRHQPPPRNDPLPRFLYFHCGKEGWWIDIGASRHVCYDRAMFKTYAASEYKKVLLGYSHTTNVACIGDVELIFTFGKTLILKDVMHTPEIKKNMVFGFLLNKAWFTQSIGAYL, from the exons ATGTCTATCAATAAAATTACTGCGACAAGTTCTTCTGCTTCTGACTACAACAAACCATTTCAGTTTGAGGGAAGACACTTCAAACCACGACaacaaaatatgttattttttctaACCACAAAAAAACTTGCCAACGTTCTGAAGGATGACATTTATGTTGTTCCAGAAAAAGCTGAACAAATAGAAAAGGATAAGAAA GTTTGGGATGctctaaagaagaaatatgatactgGGAAAGCTGGAAACAAAAAGTATGTTGTTAGCGgctacctcaaatatcagaTGACATACGACATATCAGTGGAAGCTCAGTCTCATGAAATCAAGAAAATTGCTCGCGAGATCATCTCTGAAG AAAGTCTGATGACCTGCCTTAAAATTGAGGAGGAATCCCAAAAGCAAGACCAGAAAGATGAAGTTCTTCTTATggaaaataacaagaaaaataaattcatcGGAGTAGTTCTGAAGCCAAAAGACAAACAACTAAAGAATCAAAATCTCACTTTAAAGAACAGTAACAAGAATAGGAACCCTCAAATGGTCTCAATTATAAGGCATCAACCACCTCCTAGAAATGATCCTCTCCCACGTTTTCTCTACTTTCATTGTGGGAAAGAGGGATGGTGGATAGACATTGGCGCCTCACGTCATGTCTGTTATGATcgtgctatgtttaaaacatacgCTGCTTCCGAATATAAGAAAGTGTTGTTGGGATATTCCCACACCACTAATGTTGCTTGTATTGGAGATGTAGAACTAATATTCACCTTTGGAAAGACCTTAATTCTGAAGGATGTCATGCACACTCCAGAAATAAAGAAGAATATGGTTTTTGggtttcttctcaataaggcATGGTTTACTCAGTCTATAGGGGCATATTTGTAA